The stretch of DNA ATGTTTATATTGATGTCTTCTAAGTGACTCCGcataataagtaagaaaaagtggTCTTGATGTAGTGATGTCTatattaacttcttcagtagctCCGATCAATAAGTAAGTGACAATTGATGCATTGATGTTTTTTATTGATGTCTTCCTAAGTACCTCCGTGTAATTAGTAAGCAAAAAGTGAAGTCTTGATGCACTGATGTCTGTATTAACTTATTCTGCAACTCAAtgtaataaataagtgaaaataaatgtactgatgtttatattaatttttttctttgtaacatCATACaattagtaagaaaaatgaagtcTTGATGGAGTGATGTCTGTATTGATGTCTTCTTCAGTAGCTCCATATAACAACACTCGCCCTAAGATGGATGGACGCGGCGGTCTGCTTGCGAAATAAATCCAGGAGGGAGTTTAATGCTAgattattatcatcaacaaGATTGGCATGACGCGGTGATTTACGGGCGACGCTGCGCTGTGTATGGAATATTTCAGGTGGGGGACGCTTGTACTTACTCGGTATTTGCCTTTATTTATGGGCGCTGGTGCAAATTAAATGGATCCTGTTACTGGTGGTGTCAGGGATCAGCTGGCCTGGGAAGATATATAAGTAGAGGGATGAGTGATAATTTGGTGACTGTTGTTTTTCTcgctttatcaatttatttcttatcttttttattggGTAGTTTATCATTGTAGTGaaatatcgtgttttttttttattctattttgtttctattttgttattatgtttttgtttaattacgtattatctattatatttcatttctatttatgtattctctctctctctctctctctctctctctctctctctctctctctctctctctctgcaagttttcttctatctctttttcctggTATTCCTCCCTtgcttattttccctcttcttcttcttcttcttcttcttcttcttcttcttcttctcttcctccttcctcctccttctcctcctcctccttagcacAGCAGGAAACAGCTCCCCCTACCGGAAAACTCGACCAAAGTATACAGGAAATTGATCTCataagatggagggaaggagggaggaaaggaggaaagagagcggaagggaggaggaggaggaggaggaggaggaggaggaggaggaggaggaggaggagagagagagagagagagagagagagagagagagagagagagagagagagagagagagagagagagagagagagagagagagagagaacaccgtaCGCTTCTTATAACAGAATTTATCCCCTAACATCTCTAATCTTTAATGCAATACTCTTATAGCCTTTTAAATGAACCAAATTATACGAAATATGTTTAGAGAATCACGACCAATAAATCTTAGAACTACAACCTTAATCTTTCCTTAGCTCCGATTCACCTATAAGCCAAAACACATTACGTCTGTTATGGCAAAATATACTCTGGCAATTCTAATCTCTAGCTAattaaatgaacaaaatatacgaaaaatgtCTATAAATACTATCAGGAACTTCTGGGTATTTTGTATATGAATTAactatttcttttttgcctGTAAGCTATTTTCATGGCTTAAAATGGTCTTCCTAACAAATACCTTATATCATGTTGTATCAATATCAAAGtataataaagtgtttcaagtgtttcaATATTCTTTCCTGAGCTGCATTCATCAACAACTCAGaacacttcttttaagaggaggtatcaagacatttgttccttcattttggctaactctttacctttcttttacGAAGCTAGCAATCAAGTGGgcattttaatgttttgttacccttggctggcgtctctcctgcataaaaaataaataaaaacacagtaCGGCCCTTGTGACAGAACTTTAACCGCACCTCAGCCCTCTCCATCACTTAAGAACTCGATGCAAAGTCAGCTGGAGAGAACACTGCATGAAACTGTAATGTGTCTGCATGGTGATACTTTCTTTCAGCCAGCCTTTCCATCGTATACATTTATTcatactctggaactccctacctgcttctgtacttccattttcctatgacctgaacttacttaagaggtttcaagacatttaatctattggctaactctctcggacttgCTCGGGGACAGGcatctaagtggaccttttttgtttaattgtttttgttccacttggccagatttcccctcttacgtaaaaaaaaaaggaaaagaaaacgcggTGTAGTATGAAGCGAGTCCGTGATGAGTGTTTCTAATTAAAGTCAATGAATTCACGGTGCGGTGTTGCGCCGAGCTGTTCTAATGAGTGAATTGAAACACGTCATTAAAGGTAACCTGAGATGAACAGGTAATCGTGCACCAGGCTAATTGAAAATGAgtctcccccacctctctctctctctctctctctctctctctctctctctctctctctctcacacacacacacacacacacacacacacacacacacacacacacacacacacacaacatacaatTTCAAAAGGAATAATTATTAGTTGTAGAGACAATCGTAaagtctccctccccatcctctctctctctctctctctctctctctctctctctctctctctctctctctctctctctctctctctctctgggtttttaTTTCATCGCCCCAAAGCaaacctcccctccctccatatCAAATAACTTCATAAAATGCATAAAACTAAATAACTCTATAAAACATGATCTCTTATTTGGTTTTCCAGGTTTATATTCAACAAGTGTGCTTcctgtttccattttctgtatcatcttttacctttttttcctctatttgctccctctttcctctcatagtGATGGCGTTATTTTaaagttatatatatgtaaagttttgtgagtgttgttaaatgaagtgaaaggaatggctcgattatttaattttctaccatcatttttaataaatatttcctctttctcttctagaCGCTCTATTCTTGTTACTTCACATTTCAATTCTATACACTAAATTTTCGTTAACATTTTCTCATGTACAAGTCTTCGCAGCCCTTAACAATCTCTAAATCTTTTTCCTTGCCACTTAAACCCTTTGTAATGATTCAAAATACTTTTCAGTCAAAATATGTAACATTCAGTCCTTTATAACGCTATCTAATCCTAATCTTTTATAGTCCAAGCTTTCTCTACCTCTTGTACCTTCATCTGAACACCGTTACTTCCACTCCTATCTCTTCTCCACAAGTTGAAATTCCATTAACATTTCTAAAAGCAAACACTACTAAATTCTATCAAATCCTAATGCACTATATGTCAAACCCTTTTCAAGCTATAAATCCTTCTTTCTACACCATTATTTCTACCCCAGTCTCTTCTGCTGAAGTTAAAATCCCCTTTTATAACATCTAACCCTACGCAACTCAACCCAATCCTATCCAGTCCACACCACGAACCTTCTTCAACTTCGCACTCTCCTCTGAACACCGTTACTTCCACTCTCCAATCTCTCCTGCGCAAGTTAAAATTCCCTGACGAAAACTTCCAGCATCTTTCCACTCTCTCCTGCGCGTCTGAGCCTCTTAAGCCTCCAGTGGCCTTCTGACCCCTCCTCTATCACTCCTCATCTCTACGTCCTGAGAACATACTCGACATAGCCTCAAGGGAAAGCTCattatcctctctcttgtttgtgcAAATTAAACCCACTAGTGAAGGGGCGCGCGTCTCCCCTTGATTGTGTACGAGATggcgggaggagcaggaggagggttTAAGAATACAGTGCTGTCTGGAAAGGgatggcaggagggagggagagaggcctGGAGATGGACGAAAGGACGGAGTTGaggtgagatggagagagaaaggaggatgtgAAGATAATGAGGTAGAGAAATGTGTTGAACtgagaggtgaagtgaagtgaagaaggaaagtattGTGAAAAAgggggagataaaaagaagagatagagagaaagtaaagacagagagaaaggagcagaaataaaaaaaaaatggaggaagaagagtaggagatgGGGGAAAAAGGcacaaatggaggaagagaatgaaaaatatggaggaaggaaagggagaagaggcgaAGTAAGCataagaaaacggagaaaaggtGAAGTAggttgaaggaaagggagatagggaggtatggaggaagaggaagggaagaaaaggaggaaaagaaggtatgggaggggaaaaagggataTAGGAAggtatggaagaagagagagggaagaaatggagaagaaaaagggagatagggaggtatggaggaagaggaagggaagaaatggaggaaagggaggagaaaaagagagacagggagacatgaagtgagagatagagaggacaggaggtatggagggagaaaaagggatgaaattgaggaaagggaggtatgggagggagagatagggaggaaagggaggataaTAATACCTTACAGGACTCCACAATGAGGGTTCCTTCTGATACTTCCTGTCATTTTCACCAACGctcgttccttctctccttaattcacttatctattctcctccttctctcctttctcctacatttctctctctctctctctctctctctctctctctctctctctctctctctctctctctctctgttcattgtttttaagtgtatgttatttttttttttttttttattttcatgtctatattttctcttttttttccctctctctcttttcctcttcctcttcctctcctgtaaGTTTATCtccattgttttctctctcctcctttcctcttctccttccttccttgcatcttctactctttcctcaatattttttcttttctcctcctcctcctctcttcctcctcctcctcctcctcatttggcCAGGTGGTGTTTAGGGTTGGAGGTGAACGAAGACCAgctggtgttgtgatggtggtggtgatgagggtagtgatgatgatggtggtggtggtggtggtggtggtggtggtgataatggtggtggtgatggtgggtagttttgtttatgtctttgtttgtttgtttgttggtgttggtggtggtgttggtgttattactattattattattattatcattattattattattattattttatttatttttgttacgaATATTTagctttttatattctctctctctctctctctctctctctctctctctctctctctctcttcatggaaCTCACtgaccttcttcctttcctcttcctcctcctcctcctcctcctcctcctcctcctcctcctcctctcttcccttcccctcctgatGCTGAAAGCTCGTATGCAAATCACATATTAACTCAGTAATACTTAGTTGACTTTCACTCGCTTGggggtgtttgtgtgcgtgtgcttgtgtgtgcttgtgtgtgtgtgtgtgtgtgtgtgtgtgtgtgtgtgtgtgtgtgtgtgtgtgtgtgtgtgtgtgtgtgtgtgtgttttccaatatttttttccttaagggagggagaaatgtggaaagaggaagaaggaaattacaGGATTGggtaatgaaaacacacacatacacagacacacacacacacacacacacacacacacacacacacagttcccttATCCAATCAAATCAAAACAAGTCTTTCCCTCGACCTTTTACTGAGGAACACACAACTTAatcgtagaaaaaaaagttaagtaaataaataaataagaaataaatacacataggGTGAGAACATTTTCCAATTTACCTTCAGCATATAAGTGGCCTTTACTACACTTGCAAATACCACTTATTATTGCATAACACACATTGCGttatgtagtaatagtatataATTAGGTACTGGTgtggagtggagagaaagagaaagagagacaggaagaaagtgcggaacaaggtctctctctctctctctctctctctctctctctctctctctctctctctctctctctctctctctctctctctctctctctctctctctctctctctctctactgttctaattttcttttcagtgtttattctcaatttttcttttcattccatccatttactattttttttatttattttcctgataTTCAAACGTCCATTtatagtcattctctctctctctctctctctctctctctgtgtgtgtgtgtgtgtgtgtgtgtgtgtgtgtgtgtgtgtgtgtgtgtgtgtgtgtgtgtgtgtgtgtgtgtgtgtgtgtgtgtgtgttcccattaGGTAGAAAATTAGAGTTTggacaaaaaaaatagtgtcTGGAGAAGTAATAGGAAAATAAcaagtgagagggaaaaggagagggaaggaaatactcTCCCAGCACAATTACCTCTCACTGGACGCCCTCTTGAGCCCTTCCAATAAACGGGGAGAGTCATtacgagctctctctctctctctctctctctctctctctctctctctcacttttttctgtgagtttgtcctttattttgtattctaatgccttctctctctctctctctctctctctctctctctctctctctctctctctctctctctctctcgaaataccACGCTCATCTTAATTGTACATGTACCTTTTGCCTAcgattcttcattattttatctatttattcattttttattcatttatagaCGTGAGTTCATAATAAGGAatgtttgttttcgttttcagtgttcttttatttgtgattcatttattgttcccgttttttatttcatttggtgtttggtgttagGTTCcagttttcatcatttattaGTGCTTGTAATTCGAAACGAGCTTAagttttcttcctatctctatCAATTATCTTCAATATTTCACTCTCACAACAGTCAATAATGATTCTGATGATTGTTGCTGCTGCCTATGTTGTTTTcagatcgctctctctctctctctctctctctctctctctctctctctctctctctctctctctctctctctctctagctgcttcttttccttcacctattctgttttaatttccttttcagtTCAGTctccattcttcatttttttgtttattccacttatttgctattttttctttaatttcctgatATTCAAACGTTtatttacaatctctctctctctctctctctctctctctctctctctctctctctctctctctctctctctctctctctctctctctctctctctctctctctctctctctctctctctctgtgcctccaTTTTCCCGCCAAGAAAACCCATCAGAgagtcttttgttttctctaatCTCTCGACTTTCGCTCCTTTGGCGTCTGCATAACAAGTACATGTTTACAGCGAGacataaaggaaggagggagaaaaatgaaccAACTTGAAATGAGATGCAAAACTTGTTACCTTTTTGCTCCTGTCCCGTTacttggtggtggcagtggtggtggtggtggtggtggtggtgccattaAGCCAGATATTTATAAaaggaggtatttttttttttagttatcagCTTGGTTGTTCATTTGTGTATtagcttatttacttatttaataaCTTATTTATTAGCATATTATTTTTGTCAAAGATGGAAGATATGAACTAAAAAatatttatctccttccttccaataaaaaaaaacttactaaaTAAAACAGACCTTATAAAAAACATGATGTAAAGCTGTCGtaaataacaaaagataaaggaaatacGAAAATACAGCTGTTAAAGTCACTaccattatcatcttttatctGTTATCATTAGTCGCATTACATTTATCATCACTGTTGCCTCTGTTGGGTATATTTgcagcattaaccccttcagtaccatgacgcgtttccatatccattctggtgaatatctggtgattttatacagcttcagacacttaaatggggattaaaatactgaagactctggccattttccttctgaccttcaaagacccttcctaatgtaaataaaatcgtctgatcatacccaaaactcatggtaaaaatgcgttccagtactgaaggagttaacgtcTCTGAGGCACGATTTTTTGAGGAGGCAGAGTTTTCTACATACATTATACACATCTGTTGCAAATTAAAGGTGAGTAAACTATTGCAAGAAACGAAGTCCATGAAGTGGGAAGTTGCCCAATAAATTTCTCACTATTGCTGCCTCTGTTGGGTATATTTGCAGCATTAATGATTTTTTAAGGAGCCAGAGTTTTCTACAGACATATGCACAGCTGCTGCAAATTAAAGGTGACTAAACTATTGAAAGAAACAAAGGCCATGAAGTGAGAAGCTGCCGAATGAATTTCTTACACCCctctcaagaaaaagaaaaaggtgtctTATTTCCTGTCACACATTttctggattttctttttcctctttttttcagcttACAAATTGAGGAAAGGCCAAGACGTTTAGAAATATTACTCTtcatgaaaaagaggagaaacaagagacaaTTCCATGGAAGgcggaaaggagaaggagataaggaaataaaggaaaaggaactgGAGAAAGGGGGGAGAAATGACTAGAGGGAAGtaaggagaatggaggaaaggtgaaggaaagccagatggagggagtgaggttaacctggagggaatggaggagaaattgctctggagggaagaatggagaaaaggcgcaggaggaaaggagggaaggagtgatgggTGAGGAAAGGTCTttggtgaagaaggagaagcaataggaaggagaggaagcggTGAGGAAACTATAGGAATTTCTTAAGAATGAACAGAAAAGCTAAGAAATgctgtggaagaaaagaaggaagtaataaaggaaaatgttgaAATGAAACTATTGAGGTGTTGGAAGTTTTAAATGGttcacacagaaagaaaaaatagtcagACCACTTTTCTTCACGTGTCGCTTTACAATTGGTGTTAATTGTTTTGGTGTGGTGGTTTGGGCGAGGAGGGGATCgtgtggtggtttggtggtgtggggaTGGGGGCCTTGGGGGGGAGTTGCGGGGAACAGCCCGAGGAATTGGAGTCCACCTTAATGAGGGGGCCTGGTTACCTGCGGGGAGGGTAATTACCTGGCGATGGGGGGAGTACACCTGGTCTGGGGGCACCGCGCCTGGGGGTGGCGTGCCTGGGGGGCGGGGGTAAGTAGAGACATTTCTGGGGAAGGCTCACAAAAAGTGGGGCTGGGAGCCGCGGTGCCGCCACGTAAAGCAGGCCGCCCCACCTGCCCTCACCTGCATTTCAATTAGCGTGGCGGCCAGGTGGACTGCCGCACACTCGGCACATATCAGCCATTTTTATTCGCACGGCGGCGGGCAGGCGCTCGCCATgacaaatttaaataaaaatcgGTGTGTGGCAGGTGGCCGCTGACAGCATGATTTGGTGCATTATATTTGTCGGTATCAAGCTTTCATTATGGACGCGAGACTCAATCAGCGACACAGCTCTATTACCCGCTGCCGCCGGGCCGCCCAATCCCGGCGGGCAGGGGCGGGACGCAGCGGCGGCGTCAGGGCCTGGTTGGCTTGCCGGGCTGGGGGCGGAGCTGGGGCGGAGCCTGTGTCAGTCAGGTGGCGGCGTGCGGAGCGCGGGGAGGAGCCGGCGGACTGTGGTCTCCGCGAGGGGCGGGAGTCAGTATATAAGCCGGGGAGGCGGTAGTAAGATGTCCGAGTGACAGCCGGCTGTCAGCCCCGCCAGCCAGGACGTGCAGTGTTTGACACGTGAGTCTCCTGACGCAGCAGAGAGGAGCTCCGTCATGGCCCTCGAGCTGGAGCGTCAGCAGCAGGGCGCCCCCGCCCCTGCTCCCGCAACCCCAGCGCCTTCTAGCCCGGCCCTGCCGCCTACGCCTCCCTCGCACGACGCCCGCAgccctccctcacccacacaTGAAGCCCGCAGCCCACCTCCGCCCTCGCCACGCTCCCCTCTGGAGTCTAAGCTGCCCCTGTCTCCGCCGCCCTTCGCTGCAAGCCCGCGCGCGCTTCCCTTCAGCATCGAAAACATCCTGCGGCCAGACTTCGGCGTCACCCGCCTGCCGGAGCGATCCAGCGTTCGCACGCCCGAGCTGCTGCTGCGCACGCCGCCCAAGACACCAGAGGCGCCCGTGGACCTCAGTCAAAAACCGTCAGCCGCCGCGGCGCACAAAGTGGGCGGCAACAAATATCCCGAGAACCCCGAGGCGCTGGCCAACCCCCGCGTGCCCACCGAGGACGGCAACAACTGGCCGGCCTGGGTGTACTGCACGCGCTACTCCGACAGACCCTCCTCAGGTGAGTCCCGCGGCGTGTGGCGTGTTACGGTGTGttgggtggtgttgtggtgtgtggctgttgTTATAGTGACCTGTGgcgtgatgatggtgaggtgtAGATCGCAATGGTGCAAGCATTATGGTGTAAACATAGTAGGATGTGGCTGTGTAACGCTACCTAACGGCTTTGTGGCTCCAGTGTTACGGGTAtcaatattttgtttatgtgttgggGTGTAGCCCGGCGagctgggaggggagggaagcctAGAGTGAGCGGCAGGCGAGACAGTGATGTAGGTGGAGTGGAAGTGACGGGAAGAGTGCAAGGCTGTGATGGGAGTGAGCGGCgtgttatgatggtggtggtggtgatgagagaggcTGACCCATAGTGGTGAGAGGCTGGGTGCCGCTCTCACCTCGCTCTCCCTTGCCTCCTCACCTCGACCTCTCTCACCCCAGCAACACCAGTGAGCGTATCTAAAAAATTCCCAGTATTTTTTGCGTCATTTAAATATGAATTGATGGTATTGCGATTgctcgttattatcattattattatcatcattattatcattatcattactattattgctattattattatttatttttctattactatcaatgttgttgttggtggtgtttgtggtggtggtgtttacaaGCTACAAGTCCAATttacaaccacaaaaataagGTTCATCTCGCCGCTAAGCTGAGTCAGTCGTATTGTCGTGTAAACAAaccaaatataaacaaaccatTGACGCACGCCTCACCAAAGAAAGTGTTacgcaatacaaaaaaaagactaaaccaTTCACAAGTGGTAAAATTATGGacgaaaaatgtaaataagtagaaatagctatagattaatatttttttcttttattacaaaTTAAATCAGACTGAGTCCCTTAACATTTCAGTTGCCaatgttataattttttttttctgagacgTTCATAAGACAGTAATATTTCCAAGGCGAGTATATCACTTTTATCTTCACGCTTTCtcagtaattattattttttttattgcgtaAGGTAGTGAGCGCACGTGACACGCCGGTAACCTTTCAAATACACGTAGTAAAATCCAGAAATTATTGAAGCGAGCaatcacttgaaaaaaaaaaaaaaaaaaaatatatatatatatatatatatatatatatatatgtatcttcttcatttttcgattattattatttatttattattttcgtaTAAGCGTTCAGCGTGGCGGAGTGACGGGCTGGTGTCGGCGGGGTGACGCACTacgccggtgtgtgtgtgtgacgctgtatttttttttttttttttttttttgagtgtgtatgcgagtgtgtgtgtgcggggacTGCGGCGACAGCGGCGGTGAcggaacagtgtgtgtgtgtgtgtgtgtgtgtgtgtgaataaaggGG from Portunus trituberculatus isolate SZX2019 chromosome 20, ASM1759143v1, whole genome shotgun sequence encodes:
- the LOC123506457 gene encoding homeobox protein engrailed-1-B-like isoform X2 yields the protein MALELERQQQGAPAPAPATPAPSSPALPPTPPSHDARSPPSPTHEARSPPPPSPRSPLESKLPLSPPPFAASPRALPFSIENILRPDFGVTRLPERSSVRTPELLLRTPPKTPEAPVDLSQKPSAAAAHKVGGNKYPENPEALANPRVPTEDGNNWPAWVYCTRYSDRPSSGPRSRRIKRRERNPEEKRPRTAFTSEQLARLKKEFEENKYLTEKRRQDLARDLGLNESQIKIWFQNKRAKIKKANGQKSGLAIHLMAQGLYNHSTIPVDEEDSYPC
- the LOC123506457 gene encoding homeobox protein engrailed-1-B-like isoform X1, producing MALELERQQQGAPAPAPATPAPSSPALPPTPPSHDARSPPSPTHEARSPPPPSPRSPLESKLPLSPPPFAASPRALPFSIENILRPDFGVTRLPERSSVRTPELLLRTPPKTPEAPVDLSQKPSAAAAHKVGGNKYPENPEALANPRVPTEDGNNWPAWVYCTRYSDRPSSAKGPRSRRIKRRERNPEEKRPRTAFTSEQLARLKKEFEENKYLTEKRRQDLARDLGLNESQIKIWFQNKRAKIKKANGQKSGLAIHLMAQGLYNHSTIPVDEEDSYPC